The Deltaproteobacteria bacterium genome window below encodes:
- a CDS encoding prolyl oligopeptidase family serine peptidase has translation MKNLYFLFVFLFIFVSNSPSYSETIGKLPKLNIDQTKITASGVSAGAYMAVQLNVALSSVFTGIASIAGGIYWCSEGNVFKAQVNCIKNPFLINVDSKIEKAKSEEAAQNIDSLQNIQKSRIYAYASPKDGIMNPDNTKKLIEFYSHFTAKENIFLRNTVNSGHGWITNNYGNACEDRKLPWLNNCHFDLAGDFLTHFYGHLNPPMVERKRFSSSPTANLFKFDQTEFNDSKAHLYPYGWVYVPTGCSSAGGQKCKLHVALHGCQMNPDYIQDIFVVNSGINGWAETNNIVVLYPQNEKSLLSNPYDCWDWWGYSDSNFANRKGPQIVAIQKMVYRLLGLY, from the coding sequence ATGAAAAATTTATATTTTTTATTTGTTTTTCTATTTATTTTTGTCAGCAACTCTCCAAGCTATTCTGAAACGATAGGCAAACTTCCAAAGCTTAATATTGATCAAACGAAAATCACGGCTTCAGGAGTTTCGGCGGGGGCCTATATGGCTGTTCAGCTGAATGTCGCCTTATCCTCTGTTTTTACCGGCATTGCTTCCATTGCTGGGGGCATCTATTGGTGTTCCGAAGGAAATGTTTTTAAAGCTCAGGTGAATTGTATTAAAAATCCTTTTTTGATAAACGTTGACTCTAAAATAGAAAAAGCAAAAAGCGAAGAGGCAGCTCAAAACATTGACTCCTTACAAAATATTCAAAAATCCCGAATTTACGCCTATGCCAGTCCAAAAGATGGAATCATGAATCCTGATAATACTAAAAAATTAATCGAATTTTATTCGCATTTTACAGCTAAAGAAAATATTTTCTTAAGAAACACGGTGAATTCAGGGCATGGCTGGATCACCAATAATTATGGTAACGCTTGTGAAGACAGAAAACTTCCTTGGCTGAATAATTGTCATTTTGATTTGGCCGGAGATTTTTTAACTCACTTTTATGGACACCTTAATCCACCCATGGTTGAAAGAAAACGGTTTTCCTCCTCACCGACTGCGAATCTTTTTAAATTCGATCAAACCGAATTTAATGATTCCAAAGCCCACCTCTATCCCTATGGCTGGGTCTATGTTCCCACTGGCTGCTCCTCTGCTGGAGGGCAAAAGTGTAAACTACATGTGGCCTTACATGGTTGCCAAATGAACCCAGATTATATTCAAGATATTTTTGTTGTAAACTCTGGGATTAATGGTTGGGCTGAAACAAATAATATCGTTGTCCTCTATCCTCAAAATGAAAAATCACTATTGTCGAATCCCTATGACTGTTGGGACTGGTGGGGTTATTCTGATTCAAATTTTGCAAATCGCAAAGGACCTCAAATAGTCGCCATTCAAAAAATGGTATATCGTCTGTTGGGTCTGTACTAA
- a CDS encoding UTP--glucose-1-phosphate uridylyltransferase, whose protein sequence is MKKVKKAIIPAAGLGTRFLPATKTVPKEMLTIVDAPIIFYVVEEAVNSGIEDIILIAGRGKHAIEDFFDTSYEIEDRLLKDGKTEILERLEKIRNMANIISIRQKQALGLGHAIWCGKKIVGNEPFAVLLGDEITVKTQKQEAITKTLVDAFETSNRSSIGVMKVDDNLVSKYGIAETNSLLPEIFKSKSGKTLERFAVSKLLEKPNKNDTLSRWAITGRYVLSPQIFEILENQKPTKNNEIQLTDALDKLIAIEGVDVYPNSCLRYDAGDKVGYLQANIEFGLRNPEIKTELKNYLLSLSQKLAEGSFE, encoded by the coding sequence ATGAAAAAAGTGAAGAAAGCTATAATTCCTGCCGCTGGTCTAGGAACAAGATTTTTGCCTGCAACCAAAACGGTTCCCAAAGAAATGTTAACGATTGTGGATGCCCCTATCATTTTTTATGTTGTTGAAGAAGCCGTGAACTCGGGCATAGAAGACATTATTCTTATTGCTGGGAGAGGCAAGCATGCCATTGAAGATTTTTTTGATACCTCCTATGAAATAGAGGACCGTTTGCTCAAAGATGGAAAGACTGAAATACTTGAACGTCTAGAAAAAATTAGAAATATGGCAAATATAATTTCGATAAGACAAAAGCAGGCCCTAGGTCTTGGCCATGCTATCTGGTGTGGAAAAAAAATTGTTGGGAACGAGCCTTTTGCCGTTCTTCTTGGGGACGAAATCACCGTCAAAACACAAAAGCAAGAAGCCATCACTAAGACCTTGGTGGATGCTTTTGAAACATCTAATAGATCCTCCATTGGGGTCATGAAAGTGGACGACAACCTGGTTTCAAAATATGGAATTGCAGAAACAAATTCTTTGCTCCCAGAAATTTTCAAATCCAAGTCTGGCAAGACTCTGGAAAGATTTGCTGTTTCTAAACTCCTTGAAAAACCAAATAAGAACGATACCCTCTCTCGATGGGCTATCACAGGGAGATATGTTTTATCACCGCAAATATTTGAAATTCTTGAAAATCAAAAGCCTACCAAAAATAATGAAATCCAGTTAACTGACGCTCTTGATAAACTCATTGCTATCGAAGGGGTTGATGTTTATCCCAATTCTTGTTTACGTTACGATGCCGGTGACAAGGTTGGGTACTTACAGGCCAACATTGAATTTGGTTTAAGAAATCCTGAAATCAAAACAGAGCTTAAAAATTATTTATTATCTCTTTCGCAAAAACTAGCAGAAGGAAGTTTTGAATGA
- the rpsB gene encoding 30S ribosomal protein S2, translating into MAQVTMKEMLDAGVHFGHQTQRWNPKMKNYVYTARGGIHIIDLQKTVLKANSAADFVKEIAANGGKMILVGTKKQAIEPIQEAAYRSGQYFVTKRWLGGMLTNFETIKSSIDRLRRIDQMKEKGEFNYLTKKERAKLEKEYLKLSEYLTGIKDMKEKPAVMFVVDLPKEHIAVAEAKTLGIPVVAIADTNSDPEGVEYPIPGNDDAIRSIKLFSNLIADSFIEGAKLWEQKLRTMTDKQSDVEKTDKADKTEKVDKDVRPRKTKAGGKPEAPKKAAGPEVVKVQKQRKLVAAGLAEEVEIQAELENSEVPAPEGE; encoded by the coding sequence ATGGCTCAAGTGACCATGAAAGAGATGCTTGACGCGGGAGTTCATTTTGGACATCAAACCCAGCGTTGGAACCCAAAAATGAAGAATTATGTTTATACCGCTAGGGGTGGTATTCATATTATCGATCTTCAAAAAACCGTTTTAAAAGCTAATAGCGCGGCTGATTTTGTGAAAGAAATCGCGGCTAACGGTGGTAAAATGATTTTGGTAGGAACTAAGAAGCAGGCTATTGAGCCCATCCAAGAAGCGGCTTATAGGTCTGGACAATATTTTGTCACAAAAAGATGGCTTGGTGGAATGTTGACTAATTTTGAAACCATCAAATCTTCCATTGATCGCCTCAGAAGAATCGATCAGATGAAAGAAAAGGGCGAGTTCAATTACTTAACAAAAAAAGAACGAGCTAAATTAGAAAAAGAATACTTAAAACTTTCTGAGTACCTTACGGGTATTAAGGACATGAAAGAAAAACCAGCTGTAATGTTTGTTGTGGACTTACCTAAAGAGCACATCGCCGTTGCTGAGGCAAAAACTCTTGGTATTCCCGTTGTTGCTATCGCCGATACCAATTCCGATCCTGAAGGAGTGGAGTATCCTATCCCTGGAAATGATGATGCCATTAGGTCTATTAAATTATTTTCAAATTTAATTGCTGATTCTTTTATTGAAGGGGCTAAACTTTGGGAACAAAAATTAAGAACCATGACTGATAAACAGTCTGATGTTGAGAAAACAGATAAGGCCGATAAAACAGAAAAAGTGGATAAAGATGTTCGACCTAGAAAAACCAAAGCTGGTGGAAAACCTGAAGCTCCCAAAAAAGCTGCTGGTCCAGAAGTTGTTAAAGTTCAAAAACAAAGAAAACTGGTTGCTGCTGGTTTAGCGGAAGAAGTTGAAATTCAAGCTGAACTTGAAAATTCTGAAGTGCCTGCGCCCGAGGGCGAATAG
- a CDS encoding UMP kinase, whose translation MKGPVFKRILLKLSGEALAGKSGTGINTAVIKQIAQDIAVAYKTGVQIGLVIGGGNIFRGIAASADGMDRASSDYMGMLATMINSLALQDALEKEGIPTRVQSAIAMAEIAEPYIRRKAIRHLEKGRIVIFGAGTGNPYFTTDTAASLRAMEINAEIIMKATKVDGIYDKDPVKNSDAKKFSQISYIEVLNKGLQVMDSTAISLCMDNKLPIMTFDLMKSGNILRAILGEDIGTVVQ comes from the coding sequence TTGAAAGGGCCAGTTTTTAAACGAATCTTACTCAAACTAAGCGGAGAGGCTTTGGCTGGTAAAAGCGGAACGGGTATTAACACGGCGGTTATTAAACAAATCGCTCAGGACATTGCCGTTGCATACAAAACAGGTGTGCAAATAGGTTTGGTTATCGGTGGTGGCAATATATTTAGAGGTATTGCCGCTAGTGCTGACGGAATGGATCGGGCCAGTTCTGACTATATGGGAATGCTTGCAACCATGATCAATTCTCTTGCCTTACAGGATGCTCTTGAAAAAGAAGGTATCCCTACCAGAGTTCAAAGCGCTATTGCAATGGCAGAAATTGCTGAGCCCTATATTCGAAGAAAAGCGATTCGCCATCTTGAAAAGGGAAGAATTGTCATATTTGGAGCTGGTACAGGTAACCCTTATTTCACAACAGATACAGCTGCTTCACTGAGAGCTATGGAAATAAATGCTGAAATAATTATGAAGGCCACCAAAGTTGATGGAATTTACGATAAAGACCCAGTAAAAAATAGTGATGCCAAAAAGTTTAGTCAAATCAGTTATATTGAAGTTTTAAACAAAGGCCTTCAAGTGATGGACTCTACTGCGATTAGCCTTTGCATGGACAATAAGCTTCCCATCATGACGTTTGATTTAATGAAATCTGGCAATATTTTGCGGGCCATTTTAGGTGAAGATATTGGAACTGTTGTTCAATAA
- a CDS encoding TonB family protein: MKKYFVSSFFIHSCVFALVTFFSFNPEWFPLPMVKPEARPNLITFSIEETSAVAGSSAPGFFSGPSKATSKIKDSKIKHQAPQFNSKVNSHLPQGDPTYSGPTNNSPSYSDPTHFDDIDDIAMPELAHVSSEDLSDSTHSSLRFDEIKKSFDEIDNEDSKKIVAVNNEFEQLSSEELASIDKQSDTIKEQNASLDSLVSKRKSELAQEKSNLGIQRQKTKVASNASGESSSSSFGRGKAGQISGDNQNGAGGTGTTGEIRKLEDLRQVPGNLKPEYDTEDRVQGLSGNIVVYGYVTKSGSISSFKLMQSTGHRSLDQKTLNALKRWRFYPGQDGWVELPFKWDLKGGVQQKPTLLKRQ, encoded by the coding sequence GTGAAAAAATATTTTGTTTCCTCTTTCTTTATTCATTCTTGCGTTTTTGCCCTCGTCACTTTTTTTTCATTCAATCCAGAATGGTTTCCACTTCCAATGGTTAAACCGGAGGCTCGTCCCAATTTAATCACCTTTTCAATTGAAGAAACCTCTGCAGTCGCTGGCTCTTCAGCTCCAGGCTTTTTCTCAGGCCCCAGTAAAGCTACTTCTAAAATTAAAGATTCGAAAATTAAGCACCAAGCTCCACAATTCAACTCTAAAGTAAATTCTCATCTTCCTCAGGGTGATCCAACTTATAGTGGTCCAACCAATAACAGTCCTTCCTATAGTGATCCAACTCATTTCGATGACATCGATGACATCGCTATGCCTGAGCTCGCTCATGTAAGTTCTGAAGACTTAAGTGACAGCACCCACTCTTCCCTCCGTTTTGATGAAATAAAAAAATCCTTTGATGAAATTGATAATGAAGATTCAAAAAAAATAGTGGCTGTTAATAATGAGTTCGAGCAATTAAGCTCGGAAGAATTAGCTTCCATTGACAAACAGTCTGACACTATTAAAGAACAGAACGCTTCTCTTGACAGTTTGGTTTCGAAAAGAAAATCAGAGCTGGCTCAAGAGAAAAGTAATTTAGGTATCCAAAGACAAAAAACCAAAGTTGCAAGTAATGCTTCCGGAGAGTCTTCGTCTTCAAGCTTTGGAAGAGGGAAAGCTGGGCAAATAAGTGGAGATAATCAAAATGGCGCTGGTGGGACGGGAACTACTGGTGAGATCAGAAAACTCGAAGATCTTCGACAAGTACCAGGAAATTTAAAGCCTGAGTATGATACTGAAGATCGTGTTCAAGGATTATCTGGAAATATTGTTGTCTATGGTTATGTCACCAAAAGTGGATCGATATCTTCCTTTAAATTGATGCAATCCACGGGACATCGAAGTTTAGATCAAAAAACTTTAAATGCACTTAAAAGATGGAGATTCTATCCAGGACAAGATGGGTGGGTTGAATTACCCTTTAAATGGGACCTAAAGGGTGGCGTTCAACAAAAGCCCACCCTCTTGAAAAGACAATAA
- a CDS encoding isoprenyl transferase: MNLKLPKHLAIIMDGNGRWAKLKNKPRVVGHVKGTKVAKQIITDCSRLGIQNLTLYAFSTENWYRPQNEVSFLMKILRRYLKKETQNLVKENIRFSVIGDLNRLPSDVIETIKNSIQATATCTGLNLIFAISYGSQQEITDAMKSIGRSLLTGELNLEDIDTALISKRLSTYPTPDPDLILRTSGEQRISNFLLWQAAYAEFYFTDVLWPNFTKSDLLTALESFTKRQRRFGALSEAHENLNH; this comes from the coding sequence GTGAACTTAAAACTCCCTAAACACTTAGCAATAATTATGGATGGAAATGGCCGCTGGGCTAAGTTGAAAAACAAACCCAGGGTTGTTGGGCATGTCAAAGGAACAAAGGTTGCTAAACAAATAATTACTGATTGTTCAAGGTTAGGAATCCAAAATTTGACCCTCTATGCTTTCAGTACTGAAAACTGGTACCGTCCTCAAAATGAAGTTTCCTTTTTAATGAAAATACTTCGTCGCTACTTAAAAAAAGAAACGCAAAATCTGGTTAAAGAAAATATTCGGTTTTCAGTAATTGGAGATTTAAACAGACTACCATCAGATGTTATTGAAACCATTAAGAATTCCATTCAAGCGACGGCTACGTGTACAGGTCTAAATTTGATATTTGCTATCAGCTACGGCTCTCAACAAGAAATTACAGATGCCATGAAGTCTATCGGAAGAAGTTTGCTCACTGGTGAGCTAAATCTTGAGGATATTGATACGGCACTAATATCAAAACGTCTTTCCACATACCCAACTCCAGATCCTGATTTAATTTTACGAACCAGCGGTGAACAACGAATTTCTAATTTTTTGCTTTGGCAAGCGGCCTATGCTGAGTTTTATTTTACCGATGTCCTTTGGCCAAACTTTACCAAAAGTGACCTCCTAACCGCATTGGAATCCTTTACAAAAAGACAACGACGTTTTGGTGCATTGTCTGAGGCACATGAAAACCTTAATCACTAG
- the priA gene encoding primosomal protein N', translating into MTSKFAKVAVAAPLKTLLTYSIPEEFSEIKIGSVVNVPLANQFTRGIVFQIELETPSASHSFKIKPIKGIETDYSPEMISPYLPWIAWISEYYLYAIGLVASLLFPPLEKKTKVSTRKKSPIPDVEMEIPYSMNEEQQKIYSDISQNLNFSVHLLYGITGSGKTEVYLQLFKHIIGQGKKGLFLLPEISLTPQLVSRFAKRFGNQISLLHSQLTDRERTQFWWDMVEGDKKILIGARSAMFCPIPNLGLIVVDEEHETSFKQDEKLKYHGRDTAIMLGKFLNCPVILGSATPSFESWNNVLQKKYQLHRLTKRVGTAVLPEIEIVDLKLSKERSKELNLPFWMSEPLYNEIQIHLGDGNQIALFLNRRGMSQTVICPACGHTRECPNCDIKLTLHAHNHLVCHYCDYHESFKKKCPDCKEGELEPLGIGTEAIEQEIKKLFPLARLARVDRDEIQTRQDLESVVEKMEKNEIDILIGTQMISKGLDFANLKLVGLIIADIGLNMPDFRSGEKSFQLITQMSGRAGRHVKENEKPGKVILQTFNPENQSVLYALNSNFEGFAEFDLANRKSLNYPPFGKIISFRIQSNKMDKAHQTAKKLAYRCLSLKIQNEKYQEMEILGPAESPIFKIRGDFRYQLLIKSTNKILINQFVKHVLHDEKWVPSAVRIITDVDPQSLL; encoded by the coding sequence ATGACTTCAAAATTTGCGAAGGTGGCCGTTGCCGCCCCGTTAAAAACCTTATTAACTTATTCTATTCCTGAGGAGTTTTCAGAAATTAAAATAGGTAGTGTGGTGAACGTCCCACTGGCCAACCAGTTCACTCGAGGAATTGTTTTTCAAATTGAACTGGAAACCCCATCGGCTTCCCATTCCTTTAAAATCAAGCCTATAAAAGGCATAGAAACCGATTACTCTCCTGAAATGATATCGCCTTACTTGCCTTGGATAGCATGGATTTCTGAATATTATTTATATGCCATTGGCCTAGTGGCAAGTCTTTTGTTCCCTCCATTAGAGAAAAAAACAAAAGTTTCTACCAGAAAGAAATCTCCCATTCCTGATGTCGAGATGGAGATTCCCTATTCCATGAATGAGGAACAACAAAAAATTTATTCCGATATTTCACAAAACTTAAATTTTTCAGTTCATCTGCTTTACGGAATTACAGGCTCTGGCAAAACAGAAGTTTATTTGCAACTCTTTAAACATATCATCGGCCAAGGGAAAAAGGGTTTGTTCCTTCTACCGGAAATTTCCCTTACTCCTCAATTGGTTTCTCGGTTCGCAAAAAGATTTGGAAATCAAATTTCCTTGCTCCATTCTCAGCTAACCGATAGAGAGCGAACCCAGTTTTGGTGGGATATGGTCGAGGGTGATAAAAAAATTCTTATTGGCGCTAGGTCTGCAATGTTTTGCCCCATACCCAATCTGGGCCTCATTGTCGTTGATGAAGAACACGAAACAAGTTTTAAACAAGATGAAAAATTAAAATACCATGGCCGTGATACCGCGATCATGTTAGGAAAATTTCTGAATTGCCCTGTGATATTGGGATCAGCCACCCCTAGTTTTGAAAGTTGGAATAATGTTTTACAAAAAAAATATCAACTCCATAGATTAACTAAAAGGGTTGGAACCGCCGTCCTACCAGAAATAGAAATCGTGGACTTAAAACTCAGCAAAGAACGGTCTAAGGAATTGAATCTTCCATTTTGGATGAGCGAGCCTCTATATAATGAAATTCAAATTCACCTTGGTGATGGTAATCAGATAGCCCTTTTCTTAAATCGAAGAGGCATGTCCCAAACCGTTATCTGCCCGGCCTGCGGTCACACCCGTGAATGTCCTAATTGTGATATCAAATTGACTCTGCATGCTCATAATCATTTGGTATGTCACTATTGTGATTACCATGAAAGTTTTAAAAAAAAATGCCCCGACTGCAAAGAAGGAGAGCTAGAACCTTTAGGCATTGGAACAGAGGCCATAGAACAAGAAATAAAAAAACTTTTTCCCCTCGCTCGCCTTGCCAGGGTGGATCGCGATGAAATTCAAACTCGCCAAGATCTTGAAAGTGTTGTCGAGAAAATGGAAAAAAACGAAATTGATATTCTTATCGGAACACAAATGATTTCTAAGGGCTTAGATTTTGCGAATCTAAAACTGGTCGGGTTAATTATTGCCGATATCGGTTTAAATATGCCCGATTTCAGATCTGGCGAAAAAAGCTTCCAATTAATCACTCAAATGAGTGGCCGTGCCGGCCGTCATGTCAAAGAAAACGAAAAACCCGGAAAGGTAATCTTACAAACTTTTAATCCAGAAAATCAAAGTGTGCTTTATGCTCTTAACTCAAATTTTGAGGGATTTGCTGAATTCGACCTTGCTAATCGAAAATCCCTTAACTACCCTCCTTTTGGTAAAATCATTTCATTTCGCATTCAATCCAATAAAATGGACAAGGCTCATCAAACCGCCAAAAAACTGGCTTACCGCTGTCTGAGTCTAAAAATACAAAATGAAAAATATCAAGAAATGGAAATTCTCGGTCCCGCAGAATCTCCGATATTCAAAATTCGAGGAGACTTCCGATATCAACTACTCATCAAATCTACAAATAAAATATTGATAAATCAATTCGTAAAACACGTTCTCCACGACGAAAAATGGGTCCCGTCAGCTGTAAGAATTATCACCGACGTAGACCCACAAAGTTTATTGTAA
- the frr gene encoding ribosome recycling factor: MIQNVKKNTQEKMEKSLKALTEELKKVRTGKAQVSMLDNIKVNYYGSLVPLSQVASISTPEPRSFMIAPWESTVLKDIEMSLIKSDLGMAPMNDGKVIRLKVPDLTEERRKDLVKQVKKTAEDMRVAIRMSRRDANDEVKKALKDKAISEDESKKSETEIQKMTDDYIKKIDVLAEEKEKSLLTI, translated from the coding sequence ATGATTCAAAATGTTAAAAAAAACACTCAAGAGAAAATGGAAAAGTCATTAAAAGCATTGACCGAAGAGTTAAAAAAAGTTCGCACAGGAAAAGCTCAAGTTTCCATGCTTGATAATATTAAAGTTAATTACTATGGCTCTTTAGTTCCTCTTTCCCAAGTCGCTTCGATTTCTACCCCGGAACCACGTTCATTTATGATTGCTCCCTGGGAAAGCACTGTCCTTAAAGATATTGAAATGAGTTTGATAAAAAGTGATCTTGGCATGGCCCCAATGAATGATGGTAAAGTGATCCGCCTTAAGGTTCCCGATCTCACAGAAGAACGAAGAAAAGATCTTGTTAAACAAGTCAAAAAAACGGCCGAAGACATGCGCGTGGCCATTAGAATGTCTCGACGAGATGCTAACGATGAAGTAAAAAAAGCCTTAAAAGATAAGGCTATTTCTGAAGACGAGTCCAAAAAGTCAGAAACTGAAATTCAGAAAATGACGGATGATTATATCAAAAAAATCGATGTCTTAGCTGAAGAAAAAGAAAAATCACTATTAACAATTTAA
- a CDS encoding elongation factor Ts, with the protein MAITATLVKELREKTNAGMMDCKKALEETQGNFDAAIEWLRVKGLSAATKKAGRIAAEGLVYAESNGKVGVVVEINSETDFVARNDGFKEFVKNMATHVTQSGSTADILNQSYFKNPSQTVGDVLKETIAKIGENVVVRRTQKFESSPTSYVHTYIHGEGKIGVLLEVAAGTAAALTSPDFKTFTQDVALHIAAMNPMALSSAQVPAEVVTKEKEILKAKNLEQGKKPEMIEKIVEGQIRKFLAESCLVEQAFVKNPDLKVNDYAKETAKKLGTTVEIKRFTRFELGEGIEKKSADFAAEVAATVKGH; encoded by the coding sequence ATGGCTATCACAGCAACACTAGTGAAAGAATTAAGGGAAAAAACTAATGCCGGAATGATGGATTGCAAAAAAGCCCTTGAGGAAACTCAAGGGAATTTCGACGCAGCAATTGAATGGCTAAGAGTCAAAGGATTGTCTGCGGCAACTAAGAAAGCTGGTAGAATTGCAGCTGAAGGTTTAGTTTATGCAGAATCAAATGGCAAAGTAGGAGTTGTTGTAGAAATAAACTCTGAAACAGATTTCGTTGCCAGAAATGATGGTTTTAAAGAATTCGTTAAAAACATGGCTACCCATGTAACACAATCAGGCTCTACAGCTGATATCTTAAACCAAAGTTATTTTAAAAATCCCTCGCAAACCGTTGGCGATGTTTTAAAAGAAACTATTGCTAAAATTGGCGAAAATGTCGTTGTTCGAAGAACCCAAAAATTTGAATCAAGCCCAACAAGTTATGTTCATACCTACATTCATGGCGAAGGCAAAATTGGTGTCTTATTAGAAGTGGCTGCTGGAACCGCTGCCGCGTTAACTTCCCCTGATTTTAAAACTTTTACCCAAGATGTAGCTCTTCATATTGCCGCGATGAATCCAATGGCTTTATCATCGGCTCAAGTGCCTGCAGAAGTCGTTACTAAAGAAAAAGAAATCTTGAAGGCTAAAAATTTAGAACAAGGTAAAAAACCAGAAATGATTGAAAAAATTGTGGAAGGTCAAATTAGAAAATTCTTAGCAGAAAGCTGTCTTGTTGAACAAGCCTTTGTTAAAAATCCTGATTTGAAAGTTAATGATTACGCGAAAGAAACAGCTAAAAAACTTGGAACTACAGTTGAGATCAAAAGATTTACTCGTTTTGAACTTGGCGAAGGTATCGAGAAAAAATCTGCTGACTTTGCCGCTGAAGTCGCTGCCACAGTGAAAGGTCACTAA
- a CDS encoding phosphatidate cytidylyltransferase has protein sequence MKTLITRGISALIALASIASLYYFFKKDGFKILIFLGVLIGSYELMTILFKESESKSNKFAFYLLVVNVFVLSSFFPQFSAIIFAFFSIVYLLFSILILHKFEDLNELNLFQAKSILGFFYLGLLPSFMIQILNLPHGMIWFNSLLAIVFAGDVGAYLTGISLGKKKIMPLISPKKTIEGSIGGIVFSLLASLVISYHFLPQLNLLSFLLLTFATSVVAQFGDFFESVLKRVAEVKDSGKIMPGHGGILDRIDGVLFGAPIVLFGAILLEGLLTTRV, from the coding sequence ATGAAAACCTTAATCACTAGAGGAATTTCAGCTCTTATTGCTTTGGCCTCTATTGCCTCTCTTTACTATTTTTTTAAAAAAGATGGGTTTAAAATTTTAATTTTTTTGGGAGTTTTAATTGGCAGTTATGAACTCATGACGATCTTATTTAAAGAGTCGGAGTCAAAATCTAATAAATTTGCTTTTTACCTTTTAGTCGTAAATGTTTTTGTTTTATCCAGCTTCTTTCCTCAATTTTCTGCAATTATTTTTGCATTTTTTAGTATTGTCTATTTACTTTTTAGTATTTTAATTTTGCACAAATTCGAAGACCTCAACGAATTAAATTTATTTCAAGCCAAAAGCATACTTGGATTTTTTTATCTCGGGTTGTTGCCCTCTTTTATGATCCAAATTCTTAATTTGCCTCACGGGATGATCTGGTTTAATTCCTTACTGGCGATTGTTTTTGCCGGTGATGTGGGCGCCTATTTGACAGGGATATCTTTAGGCAAAAAGAAAATAATGCCCCTCATATCGCCTAAGAAAACAATTGAAGGCTCTATTGGTGGCATTGTGTTTTCACTTTTAGCTAGCTTGGTTATCTCGTACCACTTCCTTCCCCAACTAAATTTGCTTTCCTTTTTGCTTTTAACTTTTGCAACTTCGGTAGTTGCCCAATTTGGTGATTTCTTTGAATCGGTACTAAAAAGAGTTGCCGAAGTAAAAGACTCTGGAAAAATTATGCCTGGACATGGAGGGATCCTAGATCGAATTGATGGAGTGCTATTTGGCGCCCCTATTGTTTTATTTGGGGCTATTCTTCTTGAGGGTTTATTAACTACCAGAGTCTAG